The following are encoded together in the Danaus plexippus chromosome 15, MEX_DaPlex, whole genome shotgun sequence genome:
- the LOC116766483 gene encoding proton-coupled amino acid transporter-like protein pathetic, whose protein sequence is MEKDKQEYNPYENRTVEKPSSDIRATANIIKASLGSGLLAGPLAFSNSGWGVGLIGTFAIGIICGHCVHILVKTSYGCCKLERKPLLGYAETCKSAFANGPKFIRPYASVASIFAELAMLCTYVGVCCIYTVLISDSIKQLIDRYVPSLNLSVEYYCLIILIPLCLLCQVRYLKWLAIFSILANLFLFLTYLICFYYIFRSPLSFEGKTAAGDPSRFPAFLSTVIFAMEGIGVVMPVENAMKKPQHFLGCPSVLVVAMTAIVFFYSTLGFFGYLRYGDVLRGSITLNLPIEDWPAICAKIFIAMSIFFTYPLQFYVVYDIFKKYTDVYIKDDYKKITDIASRTLGVCFCVGIGIALPLLEQIINIVGSCFYSILGLIIPGIVETAFRWGDLGTLKWVMWKNILIILFGLTALVSGCTVTIMDIIQILRKKNE, encoded by the exons ggACATCCGAGCCACTGCGAATATTATCAAAGCCTCTTTGGGTTCTGGGCTGCTGGCCGGACCCTTGGCCTTTTCAAACTCGGGCTGGGGAGTTGGACTTATAGGCACGTTTGCAATAGGAATTATTTGTGGTCACTGCGTTCACATACta GTCAAAACGTCCTATGGATGTTGCAAGTTGGAACGCAAACCACTCTTGGGATACGCAGAGACCTGTAAATCAGCCTTCGCAAATGGCCCAAAATTTATACGCCCATACGCCAGTGTGGCAAG CATATTTGCAGAACTGGCAATGTTATGTACGTATGTAGGCGTTTGCTGTATTTACACCGTCCTCATATCGGATTCTATAAAGCAG CTGATTGATAGATACGTGCCAAGTTTGAACCTGTCCGTGGAATATTACTGTCTGATCATATTGATACCGCTATGTTTACTATGTCAAGTCAGATATTTGAAATGGCTAGCAATTTTCTCAATATtagcaaatttatttttgtttcttactTATCTAATTTgcttttactatatatttcgAAGTCCTCTGTCCTTTGAAGGAAAGACAGCTGCTGGTGACCCATCAAGGTTTCCTGCATTTTTGtc GACAGTAATCTTCGCGATGGAAGGAATCGGCGTAGTGATGCCTGTTGAAAACGCCATGAAGAAGCCCCAGCACTTTCTTGGTTGTCCCAGTGTCCTTGTGGTAGCAATGACAGCTATCGTCTTTTTCTACAGCACTCTGGGCTTCTTTGGATACTTGAGATACGGCGACGTTTTAAGAGGATCCATCACCCTTAATCTTCCTATTGAAGACTG GCCGGCCATCTGCGCGAAAATATTCATAGCGATGTCAATTTTCTTTACCTATCCGTTGCAGTTTTACGTAGTTTACGACATATTCAAAAAGTACACAgatgtttatataaaggatgattataaaaaaatcactgaTATTGCATCAAGAACTTTGGGGGTCTGTTTTTGTG ttggAATCGGTATCGCATTACCATTGCTGgaacaaattattaacattgttggatcatgtttttattcaatcCTCGGTCTTATTATACCAGGAATCGTAGAAACTGCATTCCGTTGGGGAGATTTAGGAACATTGAAATGGGTTatgtggaaaaatattttaattatcctcTTTGGTCTTACTGCCTTAGTGTCCGGATGCACGGTTACCATTATGGACATCATACAGAtcctaagaaaaaaaaacgaataa
- the LOC116766482 gene encoding proton-coupled amino acid transporter-like protein pathetic, which translates to MENKDKTLDYNPFEHRKVKRPNSDIRSLANLLKSSLGSGILAVPLAFANAGWGVGLVGTILIAFICAYSVHIFVKISRDCCKAARKPLLSYTETCVVAFSIGPKRLRPFSRAAGIFAEVALLLTYLGVCCIFTVLIADSIKQLCDTYLPNYILSVEYYCLILLPPLCCLVQIRYLKWLAPMSLIANVLLISTFGICLYYIFKDEIIMSDKRVVGYPSRFPAFLSTVIFAMEGIGVVMPVENNMKKPEHFLGCPGVLMIAMTFIMILYATLGLFGYLRYGDELQGSITLNLPMDDWPAICGKIFIAISIFFTYPLHFYVVGDVVTRVSEPYIKEKYQNIAQIFGRIAIVCFCGGIGMAIPLLEQIINIVGSVFYSILGLIIPGILDSVVRWENLGKFNWILWKNFLIVLFGICSLVSGLTVTIFDIMEKVKDK; encoded by the exons atggaaaataaagacaaaacaCTGGATTATAATCCATTTGAACATCGGAAAGTGAAGAGACCAAATtc GGATATAAGATCACTAGCCAATCTGCTGAAATCCTCGCTCGGCTCCGGTATACTTGCGGTACCTTTAGCCTTCGCCAATGCTGGCTGGGGTGTCGGTCTTGTTGGAACTATCCTCATAGCATTCATATGTGCATATTCTGTTCATATCTTT GTGAAAATTTCAAGGGATTGCTGTAAGGCAGCACGTAAGCCTTTATTAAGTTACACAGAAACTTGCGTAGTTGCGTTTAGTATAGGGCCTAAAAGATTACGTCCCTTTTCTAGAGCAGCCGG AATATTTGCTGAAGTTGCTTTACTCCTTACATACCTCGGAGTATGCTGTATATTTACTGTACTTATAGCTGATTCAATAAAACAG cttTGTGATACGTATTTACCAAACTACATTTTATCAGTGGAATATTATTGCCTAATATTACTCCCACCCCTGTGTTGCTTGGtacaaataagatatttaaaatggctAGCACCGATGTCGTTGATAGCGAACGTATTGCTAATATCTACATTtggtatatgtttatattatatattcaaagatgaaattataatgtctGACAAACGAGTTGTTGGTTATCCTTCAAGGTTTCCTGCCTTCCTTTC aACAGTTATATTTGCAATGGAGGGAATTGGCGTTGTGATGCcagttgaaaataatatgaagaaaCCTGAACACTTCCTAGGCTGTCCCGGAGTGCTGATGATTGCTATGACCTTTATCATGATACTGTACGCTACGCTGGGTCTATTTGGTTATCTGCGATACGGCGATGAATTACAAGGATCCATCACACTTAATCTACCTATGGACGACTG GCCCGCAATATGTGGTAAAATCTTTATAgccatatcaatattttttacatatccaCTTCATTTTTATGTAGTAGGAGATGTTGTTACGCGAGTGAGTGAACCTTACATCAAAgaaaaataccaaaatattGCTCAAATATTTGGAAGAATCGCCATTGTATGCTTCTGTG GTGGAATTGGGATGGCTATTCCATTATTGGAGCAAATCATCAACATAGTGGGTTCAGTTTTCTACTCCATCTTAGGACTTATCATACCCGGAATATTAGACAGCGTTGTAAGGTGGGAAAACTTAGGCAAATTTAACTGGATCCTATGGAAGAACTTcttgattgttttatttggaatatgTAGCCTGGTATCAGGTTTAACGGTTACCATATTCGACATTATGGAGAaagtaaaagataaataa